A stretch of DNA from Edaphobacter lichenicola:
AGCAGACTGCCGGACCGGACGGCCTCAACGTATGCGCCAAGCGGGTGAGGAGCATTGGGGAGCACAATCCCGAGGTCCAGCAGCCGGCGCTCCGCGCTGACCGGCTGCGGACTGTTCGGGCTTACCATTTGCCGTTGTGCGCACCGCCGTCCACGTGTAGCACCTCCCCAGTGATCTGGCGCGATTCGGTGAGATAGACTACCGCGTTTGCGATCTCCTCCGAAGTTGAGATCGTGCCCATCGGCGACAAGGTCTTGAGGAAATCCTTCGGGTTGTCTTTGTGGAGAGGAGTATCAACAACTCCTGGCGCGACCGCGTTGAAGCGGATGTGTTCCTTCGAATACTCCGAGGCCAGGCTGCGAGTGATGGCCTCGAGACCGCCCTTCGTGATCATCGGCAGGGCCACCGGCAAACCACCGATGGGATTTTTCACCAGCGATGACGTGATGGCCACGACGCTTCCACCCGACTTCTGGGCGAGCATCTGCTTGACCGCGAGCTGGGTGATGTAGATATAGCCTTCGAGATTCGTCGAGACGAGGGCACGGAAATCGTCAGCGCTGTAATCCGTGAAGGGTTTTGCCGAGAAGATGCCCGCGTTGTTAACAACGACATCAACCGAGCCGAACTTCTGAACGGTGGCCTCGATCACTTTTCGAGCCGTGACAGCCTGGCCGATATCTCCGTCCACCAACACAAGCTTGTCGGAAGCCTTCAACTCAGCCGACTTGGTCGCATTGCGAGAGGTGCCCACTACGTTATAACCACGTTCCAGGAACGCCTTGACTACTGCAGCGCCGATTCCCTGGGAGGCGCCCGTCACGATTACCGTCTTTTGAGTGTTTGCCATTTATTGCTCCTATCGAACCAATACTGCCAGCACCGCAGATGGCAACATGAGGATGATCCTTCAACGTTGGCGATGTCGCACGTTGATGCGTCCATCTGCGTTCAAGCTGGAATATAGATGTGAGAGGAGACCGCTACGAGGCCCGATTTGTTTTGATACCCGCTATCGCTCTAGTCGATAGCTTCCAATTGTCGATCGAGGATCGCAACGTCCGAGATCTGGCGACTCATGTTCAAGAAGGTGTCGAGTGCGCTCGTCGGGTAACGATCATGTCGTCTAACAAATACAGTCTCTACCTGCGCCTGATCCACTGGGAGCTCATGCACAGTCACGGACTGATCTGTCCAAAGTCTATTCACCAGCATCTTCGGCAAGAGCGTTATACCTACGCCTGCAGTGATGCAGGTAATGATTGCATCAAGAGATGCAAATTCCATCACCACGTAACGAATACCTAGCCCATCTAGGATAGAGCTGAGTCTTTGACGGTAAGAACACCCCTCTCGAAACACAATGGCTTTGAGATTTTCAACTTTAGCGAGGTCATCGAGGTTCCGTACGGATAAAGAACTTACGAGAACAAGCTCTTCGAAGAAGAGTGACTCTTCGCTCAGTTCTTGATGATGAATAGGCCCTGCCACAAAGGCACCATCTAACTCGTGTTCCACCACCTGATTCATCAGAGATGTCGTGGTACCCGTAATGATGGCTAACTCGACCTTCGGATGTTCCTGCGCGTATTGGGCTATAAGTGTTGGCAGCCGCAGTCCAGCTGTGGTACCCAGCATTCCGATACGCAGTTTCCCCTTTGGAGTTCCATCCTCTTTGACCGCCGTGATGGCTTGCTGGAACAGTGCACGTATCTGCTCCACGTAGGAAAGGAGGCGTAGACCAGCTTCACTCGGCACCACACCACGGCTGTGCCTGACGAATAGCTGAACGCCGAGCTCTTCCTCCAGGAGGCGAATGCGCGCGGTGACATTTGATTGCACCATGTTCAGTTCAGCCGCCGCCCGGTTCATGCTGCCGATCCTTGCCACGGCGTCCACAATCCTCAAGTCATCTGCGTCCATGTGCGTTTTGCCTCCACATGCCAGTATAGAGACGAATCTCTTTCCAATTAGTCGGTTTTCTCAGCAAGGTGCGCCACCTTTCGATCCAACACCGTACCTTTACCTCGCTGTCGAAGCCTGCGTTCAGCGGTAGGAATCAACGTTATTTCCTATGAGGTCTCGACATTATGTACCTAGATTCCGTCGTAGGAGGAATACCCATAGGGAGTCCAGTAATCTCTTGGCTCTTTCACGGAATAGGTAATCCGCGTAATGGCCTTCACATTCTTCAAACCAAGTTTTACGGGTACCAGGAGACGGAGTGGTGCTCCATGTTCCACCGTGAGGGGCTGACCGCTGAGGTGTGTGACCAGTAGCGTCTGCGGATGGCGTGCCGTTGCCAAGTCGATTGAGACAAAGTAGGGATCAGGATTTCCCGAGTTGTCGAGATTGACCGACGACTCCACCCGAGCCCATTTCGCCTGCGACATCGGTGGGTAGGCACGAAGCAGGTCATCGAATCTCAGACCAGCCCACCACGCGATCGCACTCCAGCCTTCAACGCAAACAAACCGGATAATTTGCTCATGCATGGGGAAGCGATTCATGAGCTTCCGAATATCGAGACAGACGCTCAAGCCGGAATCGAGCCCTTCCAGAGTTAGATTCCATCCCGATATATAGCCAGGGTCAGGAGTGGCTCCGTTGTAGTTGTTCTTGATCGGGGTAATATGAGATTTCGTGTATGTAGGCACCATACGATTCAGCGAGTAGAGTGCTTCAGCCACGTCATCGTCGATACGAAGAGCTTTGTTGAGCATCCACTCCTTCCTCGGCGAACTCATATCTCGGCGCACACCCAGGCGGCTGAGTGTATTTTGTGGCAAAAGAAATTCAGCGCCTGCCGCCGCTGCCACCGCGCCGATTCCAAACCCCAGGACGTCGCGCCGGGTTCGATAGCGCAGTACCCGGGGAGCCATCACAATTACAGGGAGAGGCTGCTCTTCAAAGAAGCTTTGCTGTTTCTTCACGAATAAGGGTTCCACTGCAATGGGTGGAACCACTTCGTCAATTCGCGGCGCAGGCTCTACTGATAATGAGGGCGATTCATCTGCATCTCCGGATTGCTGGATCGTTTCAACGGCCTCGGACCTCTCAATGACTATTGAGGCGGAAAGATTCGCATTCTGAGGGCCAGTCTTCGCTAACTCTTCCATCTCCTGTTTCGCAGTAACAGAGGAAGCGACTTTATCTGTTTGCAGTGCGTGACCCACTGATGATGAAGGCGATCCATCCGCATTCGCGGGTTGTTCGACCGATTCCACGCCCTGGCGAGTTTCAGCGCCTACTGGGGCAGTGGGGTTAGTATCCTCAGAGCCAGCCGCCAGTGACTGCGTGGTTTCCAAATTCGATCCAGTACTCGTCGAGGGAATATCTTCCGATCCGACTGAATTGCCTTTCTCCTCATTGATCACTTTCGATGACCTCCGACCGGTCTACTTTGGCTGACCAACCTACGATCATTGCGCGAAGCGTATCCCACCCGTCGGCGAGAACCAGAATCACATGCGGCACAACAAAGAAAATGAAGAGCCACATAAGCCAGAAATGCCATACACGCGCTGTGTCAAAGCCTCCGAATAGCGCAGCCAGCCAATGGAGTTGCATCGGTTTATGAATCGCCCAGCCTGTGGCAATCGAAAGAAATCCGGCGACCGGAACAGAAAAGTATGCTGCACGCTGGAGCGCGTTGTACTTTGTGTTGAAACGGGGATGCAACCATTCGCGGTGTGCGAGTTTAGCGAAGGGAACGCCGAGGTAGTATCGAAAGATCCTGAACGCGTCAACCACGTCGGTCCTGCGAGGCAGCAAGGAGCGCCATCCCCCTCCCATGACTAGCCCTGCAGCGTACACCATGCCGTTTAGCATGAATAGATAAGCACACAACCAATGAATGCGCAGGGCAGGCGCTAACATGCCTGGCCCCAGGCTCATGTGGTTGTAAATCCAGTCGGGCGGACTGGCGGAATGGTGTTGACCAGGGAGATGCGCGCAGATCCAGATCCCGATATCCGCTGCCACATCGAAGTTTCCGGTAGCCGGATCTGGCTTGTGTTGATAGACCGGCGAAGACCAGTAAATGGAGATGCCGCTCAGAATAAGGCCAAGAAGGAGCGGGATGTTCAGCCAGTGGCTGCAGCGCACCAAAAGTTGGTGCCGTTTAGCCACGAGCACGCCTGGCTGTTCCAGTAACGTGCTCGTGGAACTCGGTCCATGAGCAGGGGATGCCGAAGGGTTCACTTTCTGAAACCTCAACTGCATTGTTTAGTGGGACGCTGCTGCCGGAACGAACTGAAAGATCTTGTCAGTTACGAGCGTTCCGTCCGGGAGCTTCTTAGTCGTCGCGTAGACGGCATCGCCAGGGGTAAAAGTAACCTGTTGGGGGACGACTTCTGTGACGGGGACACCAGGCGGTACGGAGATCGTCTGGGAGCCGTCCTGGTAGTTAACCACCAGCGTGGTACCGTTGCTATTCTGGACCGTTCCGTTCGTCATGCGGG
This window harbors:
- a CDS encoding SDR family NAD(P)-dependent oxidoreductase; protein product: MANTQKTVIVTGASQGIGAAVVKAFLERGYNVVGTSRNATKSAELKASDKLVLVDGDIGQAVTARKVIEATVQKFGSVDVVVNNAGIFSAKPFTDYSADDFRALVSTNLEGYIYITQLAVKQMLAQKSGGSVVAITSSLVKNPIGGLPVALPMITKGGLEAITRSLASEYSKEHIRFNAVAPGVVDTPLHKDNPKDFLKTLSPMGTISTSEEIANAVVYLTESRQITGEVLHVDGGAHNGKW
- a CDS encoding LysR family transcriptional regulator, translated to MDADDLRIVDAVARIGSMNRAAAELNMVQSNVTARIRLLEEELGVQLFVRHSRGVVPSEAGLRLLSYVEQIRALFQQAITAVKEDGTPKGKLRIGMLGTTAGLRLPTLIAQYAQEHPKVELAIITGTTTSLMNQVVEHELDGAFVAGPIHHQELSEESLFFEELVLVSSLSVRNLDDLAKVENLKAIVFREGCSYRQRLSSILDGLGIRYVVMEFASLDAIITCITAGVGITLLPKMLVNRLWTDQSVTVHELPVDQAQVETVFVRRHDRYPTSALDTFLNMSRQISDVAILDRQLEAID
- a CDS encoding molybdopterin-dependent oxidoreductase, which encodes MINEEKGNSVGSEDIPSTSTGSNLETTQSLAAGSEDTNPTAPVGAETRQGVESVEQPANADGSPSSSVGHALQTDKVASSVTAKQEMEELAKTGPQNANLSASIVIERSEAVETIQQSGDADESPSLSVEPAPRIDEVVPPIAVEPLFVKKQQSFFEEQPLPVIVMAPRVLRYRTRRDVLGFGIGAVAAAAGAEFLLPQNTLSRLGVRRDMSSPRKEWMLNKALRIDDDVAEALYSLNRMVPTYTKSHITPIKNNYNGATPDPGYISGWNLTLEGLDSGLSVCLDIRKLMNRFPMHEQIIRFVCVEGWSAIAWWAGLRFDDLLRAYPPMSQAKWARVESSVNLDNSGNPDPYFVSIDLATARHPQTLLVTHLSGQPLTVEHGAPLRLLVPVKLGLKNVKAITRITYSVKEPRDYWTPYGYSSYDGI
- a CDS encoding cytochrome b/b6 domain-containing protein, with product MLVAKRHQLLVRCSHWLNIPLLLGLILSGISIYWSSPVYQHKPDPATGNFDVAADIGIWICAHLPGQHHSASPPDWIYNHMSLGPGMLAPALRIHWLCAYLFMLNGMVYAAGLVMGGGWRSLLPRRTDVVDAFRIFRYYLGVPFAKLAHREWLHPRFNTKYNALQRAAYFSVPVAGFLSIATGWAIHKPMQLHWLAALFGGFDTARVWHFWLMWLFIFFVVPHVILVLADGWDTLRAMIVGWSAKVDRSEVIESDQ